The Dethiosulfovibrio peptidovorans genome includes a region encoding these proteins:
- the rpoD gene encoding RNA polymerase sigma factor RpoD — translation MPEAKNVTTGEMSFSRDDLKLYMDRIRELILQGRKSGFVTQKDIEKYIPVEFWNTEVLENVFENLMEMGVEVVDAGAPRLKAGESGSSDGDAVYVDELGKLDDIPLTDPVRMYLREIGKVPLLDASEEVALAKRVEDGDQDAKQKIIDANLRLVVSIAKKYIGRGMLFLDLIQEGNLGLIRAVEKFDYRKGFKFSTYATWWIRQAITRAIADQARTIRIPVHMVETINKMVRVSRQLVQRLGREPTDEEISEAMEIEATKVEDIRRIAQLPVSLETPIGEEEDSQLGDFIEDRDLPSPEEAAACNLLHEQIDGLLNALSDREREVLRYRFGLEDGRAYTLEEVGRRFGVTRERIRQIEAKALRKLRHPSRSKTLRDFLE, via the coding sequence ATGCCAGAAGCAAAAAACGTGACCACAGGAGAGATGAGCTTTTCCAGAGACGATCTCAAGCTGTATATGGATCGAATTCGTGAGCTTATCCTTCAGGGGCGTAAAAGTGGATTTGTTACTCAAAAAGACATAGAAAAATATATTCCCGTCGAGTTCTGGAACACCGAGGTTCTGGAGAACGTTTTCGAAAATCTCATGGAAATGGGAGTTGAGGTCGTCGATGCCGGAGCCCCCCGTCTCAAGGCCGGCGAATCTGGAAGCTCCGACGGGGATGCTGTCTATGTAGACGAATTGGGAAAACTAGACGATATCCCGTTGACCGATCCGGTTCGTATGTATCTTCGGGAGATCGGTAAAGTTCCCCTGCTGGATGCATCCGAGGAAGTTGCCTTGGCCAAGCGGGTTGAGGACGGAGACCAGGATGCCAAGCAGAAAATAATTGATGCCAACCTCAGATTGGTGGTCAGTATAGCCAAAAAATACATCGGACGGGGCATGCTTTTCCTGGACCTGATTCAGGAAGGAAACCTCGGTCTTATTAGAGCTGTGGAGAAATTCGATTACAGAAAAGGATTTAAGTTCAGCACATATGCCACGTGGTGGATTCGCCAGGCCATCACTCGAGCTATCGCCGATCAGGCACGGACTATTCGCATTCCTGTTCATATGGTGGAGACCATCAACAAGATGGTCCGAGTTTCTCGGCAACTCGTTCAGCGGCTCGGTCGGGAGCCTACGGACGAGGAAATCTCTGAGGCCATGGAGATTGAGGCAACCAAGGTCGAGGATATCCGGCGAATAGCGCAGCTTCCGGTCTCCCTGGAGACCCCTATCGGTGAAGAAGAGGACAGCCAACTTGGCGATTTCATTGAGGATCGTGATCTGCCTTCTCCTGAGGAAGCTGCGGCGTGTAACCTCCTGCACGAACAAATTGATGGGCTGTTGAATGCGCTCTCTGACAGAGAGCGAGAGGTTCTTCGATATCGCTTCGGCCTGGAGGACGGTCGCGCTTACACCTTGGAGGAAGTCGGGCGCCGATTTGGGGTCACGAGGGAACGAATTCGTCAGATTGAAGCCAAGGCCCTGAGAAAACTCCGACACCCGAGTCGAAGTAAGACCCTTCGAGACTTTTTGGAATAG
- a CDS encoding histidine kinase — MRLNDKVLTEVGTNEWQVVVFYLGHQAFAINVDKTREILRWTGCREVPDANPSMVGITTVRGEVLPLVDLGKYLKIEASVSREDSKIIIAEFNEIKLGFVVDAVERIYRINSDELDASLTGTFLGENSLYVIKRDERNIILLDYERIVQTVNPSLMSQYRLSETQAEILTQGLGNLDQYRLLVAEDSPLIRRQVMDVLAQGGFHNVESVGHGKAAWDRISEEEPGHFDLLISDIEMPKMDGFALTRLVKEDEQHRAMPVVIFSSIMSEDIRRKAASIGADSQITKPEIGDLVERVCSLLRGRQGVLVTD, encoded by the coding sequence ATGCGGTTGAACGACAAGGTCCTCACTGAGGTCGGCACCAATGAATGGCAGGTAGTGGTCTTTTACTTGGGACATCAGGCTTTTGCTATCAACGTGGATAAAACCCGGGAGATTCTCCGCTGGACAGGCTGTCGGGAAGTACCAGACGCTAATCCATCCATGGTGGGGATCACGACGGTTCGAGGCGAGGTTCTTCCGTTGGTCGACTTGGGGAAATACCTCAAGATCGAGGCAAGCGTTTCGCGAGAGGACAGCAAGATCATCATTGCCGAGTTCAACGAGATAAAACTTGGTTTTGTGGTGGATGCCGTCGAGAGAATCTATCGAATCAACTCGGACGAGTTAGATGCCTCTTTGACCGGGACGTTTCTGGGTGAAAACTCCCTGTACGTTATCAAGCGGGACGAGCGGAACATCATTCTTCTCGACTACGAGCGTATCGTTCAGACGGTGAACCCGTCCCTCATGTCGCAGTATCGGTTGAGCGAGACTCAGGCTGAGATTCTGACACAAGGGCTGGGCAACTTGGATCAGTATCGTCTTCTGGTCGCTGAGGACTCACCCCTGATACGACGTCAGGTCATGGATGTCTTGGCTCAGGGAGGCTTCCATAACGTGGAAAGTGTTGGGCATGGTAAGGCCGCTTGGGATCGGATCAGTGAGGAGGAACCGGGGCACTTTGACCTGCTCATATCCGACATTGAGATGCCTAAGATGGATGGTTTTGCCCTGACTCGCTTGGTCAAGGAGGATGAACAACACCGGGCCATGCCAGTCGTTATCTTCTCGTCAATCATGTCGGAGGATATACGACGTAAGGCGGCGAGTATCGGTGCCGACTCTCAAATTACAAAGCCCGAGATCGGTGACCTTGTGGAGAGAGTTTGTTCGCTGCTCCGAGGTCGACAAGGGGTGCTGGTGACGGATTGA
- a CDS encoding DedA family protein, with amino-acid sequence MNRHTLQVLIILILGLTTVIVGLTYLPTITDWIVRTVGSMGYLGVMLLMALESSFFPFPSEVIIPPAGYLAAQGEMNLTLVILLGIIGSLLGALFNYWISMTAGRQFFERYGRLFLVSTKTLEKAERFFTRHGHVSTFVGRLLPGIRQYISLPAGIARMPLIPFSIWTSLGAGIWVTILALLGYWIGNHGNEIHQWMHKISIGLVIICMFVIGLYVFTVRRSRQKTP; translated from the coding sequence ATGAACCGTCATACATTGCAAGTACTCATAATTCTGATCCTCGGACTAACCACCGTCATCGTCGGTCTTACATACCTGCCCACCATCACTGACTGGATCGTGAGGACTGTGGGCTCAATGGGGTACCTCGGTGTCATGCTTCTTATGGCTCTTGAGTCGTCGTTTTTCCCGTTTCCCAGCGAGGTCATTATACCGCCGGCGGGGTATCTGGCAGCCCAGGGAGAGATGAATCTGACCTTGGTGATACTGCTGGGCATCATCGGGAGCCTCCTGGGGGCTCTGTTCAACTACTGGATCTCCATGACAGCGGGACGACAATTCTTTGAACGATATGGCCGACTGTTTCTGGTCTCTACGAAAACACTGGAAAAAGCGGAGCGATTCTTCACCCGCCACGGGCATGTCAGCACTTTTGTCGGACGACTTCTGCCGGGCATCCGTCAGTATATCTCCCTGCCAGCGGGTATCGCCCGAATGCCCCTGATCCCCTTCTCCATCTGGACATCCCTGGGGGCCGGTATCTGGGTGACCATTCTGGCCCTGCTGGGTTACTGGATTGGCAACCACGGGAACGAGATTCACCAATGGATGCACAAAATCTCCATAGGCCTGGTGATCATCTGCATGTTCGTGATCGGCCTTTACGTGTTCACGGTGCGTCGCTCCCGTCAGAAGACCCCCTGA